CGTCCGGGATCTCGTCTAGGCGGTAACCATCTTTCAGCAGCTGGATGTTCAGATCCTGATTGATTTGCTGCAGAAGGGAGGATAGACAGAGGAGGTTGATGGGTTGGAGCAGCGTTTCCCAACCCCAGGGCCACGGACCAGAAAGGGCTACAGAGCATTTGCTACTGGGCCACGAGGAAAAGATATGATTCTACAAAAAAATTATACTTTATATGCTATTTCACTCCCTGTTCACTGATTATAACTAAAGTAGGTCGTCAGTATGTGAGGTAATCAGTCCATCGTTAGCTACTCTGCATTCTTCTACCAGACCTGAACCCGACGGGTCCAGGCATGTTGTTGCATAAAGCTTTGGGCTCAGTTCAGGTTTGcttattttcaaatgaaatttaTTAAGAAATGTATCTGTGCTCATCTTCTGCTTCCATGTCTGTCATGTGTTGCAAGTGGATACACAATGCCCAGTAGGAAGAGTGTGGCTAATGTGTTGAATTAGCCTGGTGAGCTAGCAGTCAATAACGTagcaaaaaaaaacttcaggTCTTGGTTCAAATTCAGGTCTCAAATTTGGCAGTACCAGTCGGGTATAACTGGGTCGAGTCTCAGTTTTAAGCCCGAACTCTAGCAGTATGTTCCTGTTACAAtgacagctagctagctaacatgactaaaagcaaaaaaacatcgTGAGACAATTTGAGAGAACCTGAAGAAATCattcgacattttggggaatatgcttattcgctttctggcagagaattAGAAAAGATGATTGATacaactctcatgtctgtaccataaatatgaagctacagctggcAGCACaaagcttagcacaaagactggaaacaggggggagcagctagcctggctctgtccaaaggtaacaaaatctgcctaccagcacctctaaaactcactaattaacatgttctaTCTTGTTAgcttaatctgtacaaaaaagaaGTGTGTCAACGACAATTTTCTTTATACAGGGGGTTTTGTgccaacaaacacatttttcctctgACTTTATCAGATGTACAACTTACAAATCTCCAGTTTTTTTGAGCTTGTGACTTAGACTGAGTAAAATGTACAGTGGTAACCATGGCAAACTGAGTTAAGGCACTCTCACAGATGGCTGTAAGGATCATCACTTGGAGCTTTGTCACGAACGTGATGACTACTGTCctggtgtgattttttttttaagcaaaacaaTGCCTTTGTTTGCATGCAAAACAGAAGCAATGTCTTCATCAAAATCTCAGCATTTACCTACATTTACCTGAATTAACTGTCTAGTCTACTGTAGATaaactgtatactgtactgtactgcatAAACAACAACCACAATTCACTACTTTGATAAGCTACAGTGCAATCATACAGTTGCCACGGTGTATTGCTGGCTCACAACCTGCTGTTGTTAGCTAGTACTAAGAAAGAGGAGACAATGGCTAAACTGGTTTacaacatttactgtatattagcaAATTATTTCTGACAACATGGActtgtcagagacagaaaatggtTGTAGAGGGTGGGAACAAGGATTCTTCTAGGGAATAAATATGATGATGTGTCTGTGATTTGCACTCATATTGGCAGAAGCGTTGAAAAAAGGATTTTCAGGAGCAGACACCCAGAGATGACATTTCATTTGCTTCCTGCTTTGTGTCTCATATACATTTGTGTGCAGGTGCGTCTGCAATGTAATCATGCACTTGTAGCAAGGCACACACGCCTACAGAATTAACATGGATGAGCAGGATGGATATAAATGGGTTTGCCTCAAGACTGGCTTATAAAGACCTGACTCTTGGCCTCTTGACAATCGTGGAAAATGGAGGGAAGAAGACGAGGAAGTGAGTGAATGAAATGAAGAAGCAGATATTTGCTCTATCACGTATCTCACCTCAGCAGAGGAGTATCCCGACGATGAGTATCTAGACATGTCAAAATCATCatcactgaaacaaacaaacgaTAAAAACACAAGTTAGCTTATTATTTGTGTGTTAATGGTGTTTATGTGGCAATAagtgtattaatgtgtgtgtttgtgttcacctgtctgtgtctAGGGCCACCAAGGGCTTCTCATCTGGGCTCTGGTCTAAAGAGGAATAGCCTTTGTTGGGCACTACCAACCTGTGGggagggaacagagagagaggacagaggagaaatGATAAGAGGAGCAGAAAAAGGGTGTAACAGAATATGACAGgaaggggggaggaagaggTTGAGAAGGGAAAATGAAttaacaaaacaggaagaggtgAGTAAGAACATGACTAGCAGAGATGTTGAAAAAAAAGGAAGGCGAGCCTGGAGGCAACATCACATCTGAACTACAGTAAAAACAGAAGCATGAAAGAGGTCTAATTTCTAACTCTGACATCTTACAAACCCTAAATCAATAAAACTATTCTCTTGCCAGCCCCACTGACAGACAAAGATAATGGATATAAGAATAACATCCATCTCGTCAAGCCCTTGAAAAcatctacatacagtacactatgAGGTAAGCTGAACAGAATTAGTGGCCAAttcttattttgtcaaactgtgtGCAAAACAAATGCTGAAATTAAAATAGACTTGATTTTAAGTTGTATTGTTTTGTGGCTTTTGTATGCTGTTCCTCAAATTACATCATTACATACTCTACAGTCAGTGCTGTGCATGAacgtgctcatgtttttggttaacggtgaactgaacgtatccgtttgcaactaaGGAACGTGCGTGTCGTTCACTCCTGCGAGAGTGAACGACACGCACGCACTGTGTTTTACGGTgtcagtgttttgggtcacagaatctgatgggtcacagatttgtGAAATGACACATCGAGttgaagcatccgaccagtcttgggaaatatctgcgagtggtCTGCTGTCAGTAGCTAATCAAAACCGTGCAATACTACACCAGAATAAGAACTTAAATTGAGTTTATCACTTCTTACCGTGTTCTGGCCATGACATTGTTCTTCTTGGGCTGCTGGTTGACTGGACTTCCTACAGTGTTGCCGTTCTTCAATGAGCCCTTCCTAGCcagctctctctgtttctctgcacaagaagcacacacacaggaacacacacacacctggttagCTCCAAacgacacaaaaaaaaaactgcacaaaaaaGTGATGGATTAAGGTTGAACTAATGTAATTGTCATCTACTTACAACACACCTTGAATCAAATGTTCCAATTTGCTTATTATAACATTCCCAAATAAACCAGGGCACTTTTGTAATTTGCTGATGTAAAGCATGGCATTGCTGACAGAAGAGACATAATTTCTCAACTTCCTGTTGCATGTAATTTTCTAACAATGGATTGAAAGCAACACTGCAAACTCTGTGGAAGTCTCCTCAGGTTGTCAAATTTACTTGAAAAAAAGAGCCCAGATTTGACCAGAAGAAATCAGTATACTTTAAACACTCATCAGGAAGTGATGATCAGGCAAGGGGAATGGGTTGAATTCTACTCCTGTATGCAGAAACTATAGGCTTTGTAGCATAGTACAAGATGTGACACCAGGGCAGATCAGTTTCAGTTCACTGGAGGAATTTTCTTCAGTGGTAAGCTGACCAGGATGTGATGATCACTGCTGTAGGGACTGAGGAGGTTGTTTAATTTATGTAATACGATACAAAATCCTAAAAGCATGAGACAATACATTCAGAAACAACTGACTCCTTCCTTTTCTCCCTTATTTGATTCTCGTCACTGATAACAAATGACTAAACAAATGCTATTAGTCTAGTCCGAGCCAGCGATGAACTAAAATATCATACATTAGTGACATTAGAAAATGTTGTATCTAATTTATATTGTGCCACTGGTTAATGGTATTACATCTTTAATCCAGAAAAGAGTTTTAAAAGGCCATTGAATGTAGATTAGAGCCTTTTCCATTTCAAGGTCACAAGGGCAAAGTGACTAGTCTAACAAGCATTTATAATTAAAGGGATATGCTAAGATTGTATTCTATAGACAGGAATTTTTATGACAGTGTTTACATGTCATAAAAAGACTCTGAACAACCAGTGagattaaataatataatatgaagCACAAATGTAGTCATCATTGTGGTATCACATGTAGAATGAAATGAACTTCTATGTTTTACTGCACATGTGGATGCTgaagttacattttaaaaaggaccTTCTTCATATATTTCTTTCACTGAACAGTTACGCTGTTTTGAATATTCTTGGTTCTTAAAGGCTTTGGCTAAGTGTTACAGTAGgagtaaaagaaataaagaggcGCTGCTGCTCACCACTGGACTCTGTCCAAGGTGCTGAAATGAGCCTTTAAGGACTGCTTTTCATAAACACAAGAGACTCAGATTCCCAAACATAAAACAGACCAGAATAGCTACTATTTTTTTTGCCATGGATATCTATAAGCCAAACAATAAAATGGATTAAAGCTATCGATCAATTGATAAGTTGATAACTTGAttaaaaagtaatcaacaacaacaacttt
This sequence is a window from Siniperca chuatsi isolate FFG_IHB_CAS linkage group LG5, ASM2008510v1, whole genome shotgun sequence. Protein-coding genes within it:
- the fam219ab gene encoding protein FAM219A, which translates into the protein MMEEIDRFQVPSAVQEAEMQAEMQPLDPALSTASEADSDTREGEPVTINYKPSPLQMKIEKQRELARKGSLKNGNTVGSPVNQQPKKNNVMARTRLVVPNKGYSSLDQSPDEKPLVALDTDSDDDFDMSRYSSSGYSSAEQINQDLNIQLLKDGYRLDEIPDDEDLDLIPPKSVNPTCMCCQATSSTTCQIQ